One Mycoavidus sp. B2-EB genomic region harbors:
- a CDS encoding DUF1289 domain-containing protein — protein sequence MSSEPHDLPDSPCIGVCSTLFDEVCMGCGRTAFEVSNWVFFSDEEKRLVWQRIIKEKKAIRFTRGPT from the coding sequence ATGTCCTCCGAACCTCATGATCTGCCCGATAGCCCTTGTATTGGCGTTTGCTCCACTCTTTTTGACGAGGTCTGCATGGGCTGCGGGCGGACCGCATTTGAAGTGTCGAACTGGGTATTCTTCAGTGATGAGGAAAAGCGCTTAGTATGGCAGCGCATTATCAAAGAAAAAAAAGCCATACGTTTT
- a CDS encoding NADPH-dependent FMN reductase, translated as MNAPRILVFAGSLRTGSHNLSLAKAAAQQLEALNAQVTLLDLADYPLPIYDGNLEEASGVPTAAQTLHATLAAHQGVFIASPEYNASVPPLLLNAIAWISRVNDNGGKLAAFGQPIFAIGSASPGYYGGYRGLLALRHLLTLTLNSRVLPQMVTVSQAHLAFNEQDQLKDEAAQNMLQEMAKQLVKAAHTVK; from the coding sequence ATGAACGCTCCTCGCATCCTCGTCTTTGCTGGTTCACTGCGCACCGGTTCCCATAACCTTTCGCTGGCCAAAGCAGCCGCTCAGCAACTCGAGGCGCTTAACGCACAGGTGACTCTATTAGATCTAGCTGATTATCCACTGCCAATTTATGACGGCAATCTAGAGGAAGCCAGCGGCGTACCAACCGCGGCACAGACCTTGCATGCTACCCTAGCTGCGCATCAGGGCGTGTTTATTGCCAGCCCTGAATACAATGCCAGCGTTCCACCGTTGCTCCTGAATGCCATTGCTTGGATCTCTCGCGTCAATGACAATGGCGGCAAACTCGCTGCCTTTGGCCAGCCTATTTTCGCGATTGGCAGTGCTTCACCAGGCTATTATGGAGGATATCGCGGACTTTTAGCGTTGCGTCATTTATTAACCTTAACCCTGAACAGTCGGGTTTTGCCACAGATGGTCACCGTCAGCCAGGCACACCTCGCCTTCAATGAACAAGACCAACTTAAAGATGAAGCCGCGCAAAATATGCTGCAAGAAATGGCAAAGCAACTCGTAAAAGCAGCGCACACTGTAAAATAA